From Diospyros lotus cultivar Yz01 chromosome 4, ASM1463336v1, whole genome shotgun sequence, a single genomic window includes:
- the LOC127799858 gene encoding uncharacterized protein LOC127799858 produces the protein MERRQGRGSIDELAMVKAAAWSWYQRGSGSGRERPEREYCSFSRTRRCPRPSRYKLEAMNYDYSSAASPSRSEVRSNSHLLDAYEIERISRQLDSYKEGRNLEENNGFLGYGEPRASDVKTKTEKKQRSKRKSGFWKGHAVAVCGSRINDVVEIRRDLSAGRPPEKHVGVVCVANCRPRTVIHRHGL, from the coding sequence ATGGAGAGAAGACAGGGTAGAGGAAGCATAGACGAGTTAGCCATGGTTAAAGCAGCTGCCTGGTCATGGTACCAGCGCGGATCCGGGTCTGGCCGGGAAAGGCCGGAGAGAGAATACTGCTCCTTCTCGAGGACTCGTCGATGCCCTAGACCTTCTAGATACAAGTTGGAAGCCATGAACTACGACTACTCATCGGCGGCTAGCCCTAGCCGGAGCGAGGTTCGTTCTAATTCCCATCTGTTGGATGCGTACGAGATTGAGAGAATTTCAAGGCAGCTGGACAGTTACAAGGAGGGTCGAAACTTGGAAGAAAATAATGGGTTTCTTGGCTACGGTGAACCAAGAGCAAGTGACGTGAAGACGAAGACGGAGAAGAAGCAAAGGAGCAAGAGAAAATCAGGGTTTTGGAAAGGGCATGCAGTTGCGGTTTGTGGGTCAAGGATTAATGATGTGGTGGAGATCAGAAGAGATCTCAGCGCCGGCCGGCCGCCGGAGAAGCACGTGGGGGTGGTTTGCGTGGCCAACTGCAGGCCTCGAACGGTCATCCACCGCCATGGgttgtga
- the LOC127799618 gene encoding probable xyloglucan endotransglucosylase/hydrolase protein 23, whose product MAASSRLLVFSSLLCSLLFMATSSSADLNQDVDITWGDGRARILDNGQLLTLSLDKASGSGFQSKNQYLFGNIHMQLKLVPGNSAGTVTAYYLSSQGSTHDEIDFEFLGNLSGDPYILHTNVFSQGKGNREQQFYLWFDPTADFRTYSILWNPQRIIFSVDGTPIREFKNAESVGVAYPKNQPMRIYSSLWNADDWATRGGLVKTDWTQAPFTASYRNFKADDACVWSSGVSSCSSSGGSTSSWLSQELDSTSQEKLRWVQKNYMIYNYCADAKRFPQGLPPECSLS is encoded by the exons ATGGCGGCTTCATCAAGGCTACTAGtgttctcctctcttctctgtAGCTTACTCTTCATGGCTACCTCCTCTTCCGCCGACCTCAACCAAGACGTCGACATCACTTGGGGCGACGGCCGCGCCAGGATCCTCGACAACGGCCAGCTCCTCACTCTCTCGCTCGACAAAGCCTCTGGCTCCGGCTTCCAGTCCAAGAACCAGTATCTCTTCGGCAACATCCACATGCAGCTCAAGCTTGTGCCCGGAAACTCTGCCGGCACCGTCACTGCCTACTAT CTGTCGTCGCAAGGATCAACCCACGACGAGATAGACTTCGAATTCTTGGGAAATTTGAGCGGAGACCCCTACATTCTCCACACCAACGTGTTCAGCCAAGGCAAGGGAAACAGAGAGCAGCAATTCTACTTGTGGTTCGACCCAACCGCCGATTTCCGCACCTACTCCATCCTATGGAATCCCCAGCGCATCAT ATTCTCGGTGGACGGCACGCCCATCAGAGAGTTCAAGAACGCAGAGTCAGTGGGCGTTGCGTACCCAAAGAACCAGCCGATGAGGATATACTCCAGCCTCTGGAACGCCGATGACTGGGCCACCAGGGGCGGGCTGGTGAAGACCGACTGGACCCAAGCTCCCTTCACGGCTTCCTACAGGAACTTCAAAGCGGATGATGCTTGCGTCTGGTCTTCTGGAGTATCCTCGTGCAGCAGCTCCGGTGGTTCGACTAGTTCATGGCTCTCCCAGGAGCTGGACTCCACAAGCCAGGAAAAGCTGAGATGGGTGCAGAAGAACTACATGATATACAATTACTGCGCCGACGCCAAGAGGTTTCCTCAGGGCCTTCCTCCCGAATGCAGCCTCTCCTAA